One stretch of Cydia pomonella isolate Wapato2018A chromosome 24, ilCydPomo1, whole genome shotgun sequence DNA includes these proteins:
- the LOC133530902 gene encoding uncharacterized protein LOC133530902 isoform X2, whose amino-acid sequence MTDVKAGDKENKLIEDADVLISLVKQGKRSYIYRCGKDILIKIVNEEGLQCPQNPTVDALRKLLSDYYQNKGQSQPKILKHNIMTNYEIKPFNGDNWEVFEQQLESLILLNDVPEDKQVALLITKLTPNVFETLQILCKTKKPITLTYKELCDKLRDKYTLTKTPLLDRAEFRRRNQLPTETIEEYVLNLRKLSRKCHFKDEEDQIKEKLVDGVFSKLIKFELMKQSAQAKLEDLINLAKTVESAYKQANGEEETSNISYVKPNSRTPRQRCAPPKKNNTNNMKSKCFCCGKDNHIKNDCTLKTKFCSECGQQGHIFKMCPKKYRHTNVLDVAKEENKEDQGLEEEKKLYEEYETYTFDRMPNN is encoded by the exons ATGACAGATGTCAAGGCGGgtgataaagaaaataaattgataGAAGACGCGGATGTCTTAATATCGTTGGTAAAACAAGGAAAAAGAAGTTATATTTACCGGTGTGGAAaagacattttaataaaaatagtaaatgaagAAGGTTTACAGTGCCCGCAAAATCCAACTGTCGACGCGTTACGGAAGTTGTTAAGTGATTACTACCAAAATAAAGGGCAAAGCCAaccaaaaattttaaaacacaatATCATGACAAACTAcgaaataaaaccatttaacgGAGACAACTGGGAGGTCTTCGAGCAACAGTTAGAATCTTTAATACTCTTAAATGATGTACCAGAAGATAAACAAGTGGCATTGCTTATTACTAAACTAACCCCAAATGTATTTGAAACATTACAAATTCTGTGTAAGACAAAAAAACCAATAACATTAACTTACAAGGAGTTATGCGACAAACTACGAGATAAATATACACTAACTAAGACACCATTGTTAGACAGAGCCGAGTTTAGACGACGCAACCAACTACCTACTGAGACAATAGAAGAGTATGTGTTAAATCTCCGAAAATTATCTCGCAAATGCCATTTCAAAGACGAAGAAGACCAGATTAAAGAAAAACTTGTTGATGGAGTGTTctctaaactaattaaatttgaaCTGATGAAACAAAGTGCACAGGCAAAATTAGAAGATCTTATAAACCTAGCAAAAACAGTGGAGTCTGCATATAAGCAAGCTAATGGCGAAGAAGAAACAAGTAATATTTCATATGTCAAACCGAATTCCAGAACACCAAGACAGAGGTGTGCACCCCCAAAGAAGAATAATACTAATAACATGAAAAGTAAGTGTTTCTGCTGCGGGAAAGATAACCACATTAAAAATGATTGTACACTGAAGACAAAGTTTTGCTCGGAATGTGGCCAACAAGgtcatatatttaaaatgtgcCCAAAGAAGTATCGACACACAAATGTTTTGGATGTAGCAAAGGAAGAAAACAAAGAAGATCAAGGattagaagaagaaaaaaaattgtatgaagagTATGAAACTTATACATTTGACAGA ATGCCAAACAATTAA
- the LOC133530902 gene encoding uncharacterized protein K02A2.6-like isoform X1 has product MCKKLIGIPNTIVFIDNIYVAGKSLQETYETLVKVLNRLQECNFKLKPEKCKLFTSHIDVFGFRINKEGMSLIKSNIEPLLNVPAPTNLTMLKSFLGKVNYYSRFLKDMAKILSPLYECTKINKFNWTADCQKSFDTIKNKLASANNLRHFNPDLPIIVTCDASNYGLAAVLSNRDQNGTVRPIAYASKKLNTTEQKYAAIDREAMGIVFAVTKFYNYIYGRQFELETDSSALVRIFGPTKGIPKMAAKRLQHYAIFLSAFNYKIKHIKTNNNPADYLSRNPDNKECPSQHVHPIFYVDNLMHVLYANSSDIGYLNFKIIQENTKKDQLLSKIIEYCRTGWPNKNLIKSELLPFYNRKTEISVDQGCLLWGHRVIIPETNQKAVLKSLHKTHFGIIRMKEVARSYFWWPNLNSEIENIGKSCLICLSNLKNPIKSPQSWPTPPTAWYRLHADFLGPYYNKMYLVIIDSYSKWPEAFEMSNMTAAKTIDVLDKLFSRFGYPDQLVTDNQTTFTSTEFNNYCKENSIKQIFAPPYHPATNGAAERFVQTFKSAVTKIRESGCSINAAINLFLFDYRTTPQRTTGETPARLLLGRELRNRFSCLKPPPIIESLSEREGREACKRKVKFVTGQKVMVRDYRKGHKPWIVGKIVSESVPDLTYIIEVQGMMWKRHIDQMVYCNEDVESN; this is encoded by the coding sequence ATGTGTAAAAAACTAATAGGTATACCAAACACAATTGTGTTTATTGATAACATCTACGTGGCAGGGAAAAGTTTGCAAGAAACTTATGAAACCCTTGTCAAAGTGCTTAATAGACTACAAGAATGCAATTTCAAATTAAAGCCCGAAAAATGTAAGCTTTTCACAAGCCACATAGATGTGTTTGGTTTTCGCATAAATAAAGAGGGAATGAGcctaataaaatcaaatattgaGCCATTGTTAAATGTTCCAGCACCAACCAATCTAACAAtgttaaaatcatttttaggtAAAGTTAATTATTACTCTAGGTTCCTTAAAGACATGGCTAAGATTCTTAGTCCATTATATGAAtgtaccaaaataaataaattcaactgGACAGCGGATTGTCAAAAGTCttttgacacaataaaaaataaattagccTCTGCAAACAATTTAAGACATTTCAACCCAGATCTCCCGATAATAGTAACTTGTGATGCTTCAAATTATGGACTAGCTGCCGTCTTATCGAACCGGGACCAAAATGGTACAGTTAGGCCCATAGCATATGCGAGCAAGAAATTAAACACAACTGAACAAAAATATGCTGCCATAGACAGGGAGGCCATGGGAATAGTGTTTGCGGTCACCAAGTTCTACAACTATATTTATGGCCGACAATTTGAATTGGAGACAGACAGTTCGGCTCTAGTCAGGATTTTTGGACCAACTAAAGGTATACCAAAAATGGCTGCAAAGCGGCTACAACACTATGCTATATTTCTCTCAGcgttcaactataaaattaaacatataaaaactaacAATAATCCAGCAGATTATTTGTCCAGAAATCCTGACAATAAAGAATGTCCCAGTCAACATGTCCATCCAATTTTTTATGTAGATAATTTGATGCATGTACTATATGCCAACAGTTCTGACATAggctatttaaattttaaaataatacaagaaaatacaaaaaaggaTCAACTTTTGAgtaaaataattgaatattgTAGAACAGGCTGGcccaataaaaatttaattaaatcagAGCTTTTACCATTTTATAATAGGAAAACTGAAATAAGTGTGGATCAGGGCTGTTTACTTTGGGGACATAGAGTAATAATTCCAGAAACAAATCAAAAAGCAGTGTTAAAAAGTTTGCATAAAACACATTTTGGTATTATTCGTATGAAAGAAGTAGCACGGTCTTACTTTTGGTGGCCAAATTTAAATTCAGAAATAGAAAATATAGGAAAGTCATGTCTCATCTGTTTATCAAATCTTAAAAATCCCATAAAGTCCCCACAATCATGGCCAACGCCACCTACGGCATGGTATCGACTTCATGCGGACTTTTTGGGGCCATATTATAATAAGATGTATTTAGTAATTATAGACAGCTATAGTAAATGGCCAGAGGCTTTTGAAATGTCAAACATGACAGCTGCTAAAACAATTGATGTACTAGATAAGTTATTTAGCCGATTTGGATATCCGGACCAACTAGTTACAGATAATCAGACTACGTTCACAAGTACGGAATTTAACAACTATTGTAAAGAGAATAgcattaaacaaatatttgcgCCACCGTACCACCCAGCGACCAACGGAGCTGCGGAGAGATTTGTACAAACTTTTAAATCAGCTGTTACCAAAATAAGAGAAAGTGGATGCAGCATTAATGCtgcaatcaatttatttttgtttgactaTAGGACCACACCTCAACGGACTACAGGTGAAACGCCGGCCCGTTTGTTGCTGGGGAGGGAATTAAGGAATAGATTTAGCTGCCTGAAACCTCCACCTATAATTGAAAGTTTATCTGAAAGGGAGGGGAGAGAGGCATGTAAaagaaaagttaaatttgtaacaggacaaaaagtgatggttagAGACTATAGAAAGGGCCATAAACCTTGGATAGTAGGGAAAATAGTATCAGAATCTGTTCCAGATTTAACTTATATAATTGAGGTACAAGGTATGATGTGGAAACGTCATATTGATCAAATGGTGTATTGTAATGAGGATGTCGAAAGTAATTAG